In the genome of Sphingopyxis sp. YF1, the window GGGGCCTGAAGCAGCTCGCCTACAAGATCCAGAAGAACCGCAAGGGTCATTATGTGATGTTGTCGGCCGAAGCGCCGGGCGAAGCCGTCGCCGAGATCGAGCGCCAGGCGGCGATCAACGAAGACATCATCCGCTGGATGACCATCAAGGTCGACGAACTCGAAAAGGGTCCGTCGGTGATGATGCGCAAGCAGGAACGTCGTGGCGGCCGTGGCGGCCGTGAACGCGACGGCGAAGAATAAGGATAACGATCATGGCACGACCCTTTTTCCGCCGCCGCAAGACCTGCCCCTTCACCGCGAAGGACGCACCGGTCATCGATTACAAGGACGTCCGCCTGCTCCAGGGTTACCTGTCGGAGCGCGGCAAGATCGTCCCGTCGCGGATCACCGCGGTGTCCACCAAGAAGCAGCGCGAGCTGGCGAAGGCGATCAAGCGCGCCCGCCATATCGGCCTGCTCCCCTACATCGTGAAGTAAGGAGGGCGGAACGATGGAAATCATCCTGCTCGAACGTATCGAGAAACTGGGCGGTATCGGCGACGTCGTCACCGTCAAGAACGGCTTTGCCCGCAACTATCTGTTGCCCAACAACAAGGCGCTGCGCGCGAACGAAGCCAACAAGAAGCTGTTCGAAGCCAACCGGTCAAAGATCGAGGCCGACAACGCCGAACGCCGCACCGCCGCCGAAGGCCGTTCGAAGGACATCGACGGCAAGCAGGTCGTCCTGATCCGTCAGGCGTCGAACACCGGCCAGCTGTACGGTTCGGTTTCGGTGCGCGACATCGTCGACGCGCTGGTCGAGGACGGCGCCGCCGTCACCAAGGCGATGGTCGAGCTCGAGCGCCCGATCAAGTCGCTCGGCCTGTTCGACGTCAAGGTCAAGCTGCACCCCGAGGTCATCGTGACCGTCAGCGTCAACGTCGCGCGTTCGCCCGACGAGGCCGAAATGCAGAAGCAGGGCATCGACGTCATCGCCGCGATGTTCGAGGAAGAACAGGCCGAAGCGGTTGCGTCGGCGCTGGAACCCGACAGCGAAGACGAATATGAAGAGGGCACGCCCCCTTCGGACGTCGCTGCTGCGGACGCCGAGGGCGAAGAAGCCTGATCGCTTCCCGCTCGCGAGAGACAGAAAAGGCTCCGGAACATCGTTCCGGAGCCTTTTTCTTTCGACTGCTGCAAGCTTGCAAGGCGGGTTTGGGGTGGGAAGCGGATCCCGACCATTTCCGGTCGTCATTCCGGCGAAAGCCGGGATCTCACCGGTTCATCATGGCTTGTGGGCGGGATCCCGGCTTTCGCCAGGATGACGGAAAATGACCAACGCCAGCCCTCCCTGCGCGCCCGCGAAAGCCGGGGCCCAGTGCAGGAACACGCCGGGTTCGTGCCGGCATTCCGGACCCCGGCTTTCGCCGGGGTGCACATCTCTAGCGGCGACTAACGGTCGTTTGCCGTCATTCCATCCGTCCTCTCGGACTTGAAGGGGATTCGTCCCTGCAACGCAGCGACAAGGAACCCCGTATCAAATCCCGGGTAACAACAAGAGACGGCCCCGACCGGCCGGAACCCGCCGTCTCGCCTCAATCGACATGCTCGGGTTTGCCCTTGGTCGAACCGCGGGCGAAATCCTCAAGCTGTTTTTCGGTCATACTCCGGACCATTTCCTTCGACGCGCCCTTGAGCTTCGACTTGGGCGTATCGCCGCGCTTGGCGCTCAGTGCGGCTCCGGCGGCTTTCTGCTGGGCTTTGGACCTGGCTGGCATCGGCTTTCTCCTGCCTGCCCCCTATCCGTTAACGATCGTCCCGCCGTTGGGATGCAGCACCTGGCCCGACATATAGCTGCTGTCGTCGCAGGCGAGGAACAGAAAGCACGGTGCAACCTCATTGGGCTCGCCCGGGCGCTTCATCGGCGTGCTTTCGCCAAAGGTCGCTATCTTGTCGGCGGGCGCACCGCCACGCGGGTTGAGCGGGGTCCAGATCGGTCCCGGTGC includes:
- the rpsF gene encoding 30S ribosomal protein S6; the encoded protein is MPFYEHVFIARQDLSQAQVDALAETVTNVIGEYKGQVHKTETWGLKQLAYKIQKNRKGHYVMLSAEAPGEAVAEIERQAAINEDIIRWMTIKVDELEKGPSVMMRKQERRGGRGGRERDGEE
- the rpsR gene encoding 30S ribosomal protein S18 — its product is MARPFFRRRKTCPFTAKDAPVIDYKDVRLLQGYLSERGKIVPSRITAVSTKKQRELAKAIKRARHIGLLPYIVK
- the rplI gene encoding 50S ribosomal protein L9; translated protein: MEIILLERIEKLGGIGDVVTVKNGFARNYLLPNNKALRANEANKKLFEANRSKIEADNAERRTAAEGRSKDIDGKQVVLIRQASNTGQLYGSVSVRDIVDALVEDGAAVTKAMVELERPIKSLGLFDVKVKLHPEVIVTVSVNVARSPDEAEMQKQGIDVIAAMFEEEQAEAVASALEPDSEDEYEEGTPPSDVAAADAEGEEA
- a CDS encoding DUF3008 family protein, whose product is MPARSKAQQKAAGAALSAKRGDTPKSKLKGASKEMVRSMTEKQLEDFARGSTKGKPEHVD